The following proteins come from a genomic window of Mercenaria mercenaria strain notata unplaced genomic scaffold, MADL_Memer_1 contig_3148, whole genome shotgun sequence:
- the LOC128552781 gene encoding uncharacterized protein LOC128552781 → MENDIKEGKVNKSTNMEESGKTTKKSDKTTTESININQKKLSKNNGEEFIEPTRANVYCDNSVTSKTPSKVKTRNKNTFLRKSKSCLEMKSTEEETLPHSKSFSGKPLHFCSSQMSIPECDGDNSNQIVQCNISLTTTERNTQSSDKNDDLTNTENNSEVHTSDSSSNLQLFGNQHNTSHQSEQDGKLQLQPHHYQNQQQQENQQQQLKHQTHQQLSKQQPLQPELEQNKQQIIQQNLPQKVPQLVLNDLRKEQQHKKSHLLLANTGTAPTSTETEAISTSTIITSTTITTSSTEIVATSSVAVTLKQQVQPLSPLHPKQSEKGHMSTRGFHSPFSPPTPNVCDYSTWLPQKWQGIKVEQFHDDQLSLNQPEAKETNTNISTEAGLTDDGLTNGKQAEPKTVVRKAPTGTTCISEMSRSIVPCNNQSRSVTTSSSAPAATTDFEASAPQKTTPTFNLNDLGSREIPISRELSIIENSSVSSASPDVDYVSIQYSASSPQLSSMQSSATLSSLSSMSSIESSTLPSNSSNSSLGSSALPRLSSVQTSRPSARILPTLSSSGSISKKEKRKDFILLNAEADQEEAEQCRDHLKTDIGIPDLTIDLFCEIDSGQTAMMSLETLHDRYNNILILGTKNLEGDKYSRFLNENLLTTGLQDANGKEDRVIPVWTSKDCKGKITEFRIIKGFEYYSFLSDKSSTRATCYIQCVKNTVKEGRKNSR, encoded by the exons ATGGAAAATGACATTAAAGAGGGTAAAGTCAACAAATCTACGAACATGGAAGAAAGTGGTAAAACGACAAAAAAAAGTGACAAAACCACTACAGAGTCTATaaatataaatcagaaaaaaCTATCCAAAAACAATGGGGAGGAATTTATTGAACCAACTAGGGCTAATGTTTACTGTGATAATTCTGTAACCAGCAAGACACCGAGTAAAGTAAAAACGAGGAATAAAAACACTTTCCTTAGAAAGTCTAAATCATGTCTAGAGATGAAAAGCACTGAAGAAGAAACTCTCCCACATTCAAAATCTTTCAGTGGAAAGCCATTACATTTTTGCAGTAGTCAAATGTCCATTCCTGAATGTGATGGTGACAATTCCAACCAAATAGTTCAATGTAACATCTCTTTAACAACCACAGAGAGAAATACACAATCAAGtgacaaaaatgatgatttaACAAACACTGAAAACAACAGTGAGGTGCATACTTCAGATTCATCATCTAATCTGCAGCTCTTTGGAAATCAACACAACACTAGTCATCAATCAGAACAAGATGGGAAGCTTCAGCTTCAGCCTCATCATTATCAAAATCAGCAACAGCAAGAAAATCAACAGCAACAGTTGAAACATCAGACTCATCAACAGCTGTCAAAACAACAACCTTTACAACCAGAACtagaacaaaataaacaacagatTATTCAACAAAATTTGCCACAAAAAGTACCACAACTGGTGTTAAATGACCTTCGAAAGGAGCAACAACACAAAAAGTCACATCTACTTCTAGCTAACACAGGAACAGCTCCAACATCAACGGAGACAGAAGCAATTTCAACTAGCACTATTATCACATCAACAACAATTACTACCAGTTCAACAGAAATTGTTGCAACATCATCAGTGGCTGTAACCTTAAAACAACAAGTACAACCATTGTCCCCACTACATCCAAAACAATCTGAGAAAGGTCATATGTCAACAAGAGGTTTTCATTCTCCGTTTTCACCTCCAACCCCAAATGTGTGTGACTACTCAACATGGCTACCACAAAAGTGGCAAGGTATAAAAGTCGAACAGTTCCATGATGATCAACTGTCTTTAAACCAGCCTGAAGCTAAAGAAACAAACACTAATATTTCTACTGAAGCAGGTCTGACTGATGATGGGTTAACAAATGGTAAACAAGCAGAGCCAAAGACTGTAGTACGTAAAGCACCTACAGgaactacatgtatatcagaAATGTCTAGGTCAATAGTTCCATGCAATAACCAATCACGATCTGTAACTACATCATCATCAGCACCAGCAGCAACAACAG ATTTTGAAGCTTCTGCACCACAGAAAACAACACCCACCTTCAATCTGAATGACCTTGGCTCAAGAGAAATTCCAATATCTAGAGAACTTTCCATCATAGAGAATTCATCTGTTTCTTCAGCCTCCCCAGATGTTGATTATGTTTCAATACAGTATTCTGCTTCATCCCCACAACTTTCATCTATGCAATCTTCGGCAACATTGTCATCACTATCATCAATGTCTTCTATAGAGTCTTCAACATTACCTTCAAATTCATCAAATTCATCATTGGGGTCTTCAGCATTACCTAGGCTGTCGTCAGTACAGACTTCAAGGCCATCAGCAAGAATCTTACCAACATTAAGCTCTTCAG GTTCCATTTCCAAGAAAGAAAAGCGGAAGGACTTCATACTGCTAAATGCCGAAGCTGATCAAGAGGAGGCTGAACAGTGCAGAGATCATTTGAAAACAGATATTGGAATACCTGATCTCACTATTGACTTATTTTGTGAAATTGACAGTGGACAGACTGCGATGATGAGTTTGGAAACATTGCATGATAGATACAATAACATTCTAATACTAGGTACTAAAAATTTAGAGGGAGACAAGTATTCCAGGTTtcttaatgaaaatcttttaactACAGGACTACAAGATGCAAATGGGAAAGAGGATAGAGTCATTCCAGTCTGGACAAGCAAAGATTGCAAAGGCAAAATAACAGAGTTCAGAATTATaaaaggatttgaatattacagCTTTTTGTCAGATAAAAGTTCTACTAGAGCCACTTGTTACATTCAGTGTGTTAAAAATACTGTCAAAGAAGGACGAAAAAATTCTAGATAA